A window of Candidatus Bathyarchaeia archaeon genomic DNA:
GGATCTTGTCAACTCATTTGTTAATCTCGACGAGGAGGGGGTTCTCAAGATCGTTGAGATTCTTCTCAGGGAGGGTAAAGATCCATCCGAGATTCTTGAGGCGTGTAGGAGGGCGACAACGCTTATTGGTGAGAGGTTTGAGAGGGGCGAGTACTTTCTCTCGGAGCTTGTTTTCGCAAGCGAAATATTTAATGGCGTTATGAGGCTAATTCTCCCGGAGCTTAAGAGGGAGGTTAAGCCGGCTGGCACGATAGTTTTAGGCACGGTTCAAGGCGACATTCATGACATAGGTAAAAATATTTTTAAGGCTTTTGCGGAGACCGCTGGTTTTAGGGTTATAGATTTAGGAGTTGATATTCCCCCAGAAAGATTTGTTGAGGCTGTTAGGGTTCATAATCCTGATATAGTTGGCATGAGCGGGCTGCTAACTATAAGCTACGAGTCCATGAAGAAGACTGTTGAAGCCCTAAAGGAGGCCGGGTTAAGGGATAGGGTTAAGATTATAATTGGTGGTGGAAGGGTGGACGAGCACGTAAAGCGGTATGCTGGCGCAGATGAATGGGCTGATAACGCTATGCTAGGCGTAAAGAAATGTAGGGAGATGTTAGGTTTAGGGGGTTGAACATTATGGTGAGGGCGGAATTAAAGCCTCCGGAAGAGCTTTTGAAAGAGAGATTCGGAAGAGTCGAGAAGGCTGTAGAGCTAAGTGAGCCTGACAGAGTACCGTTAATAATATTTACTTGCGGAGACATTCTGCGCAAATACGCTACAGGCTACGAATTGTATTTCAACTACGATAAGGCCCGAGAAGTATCGGTTAAATTTGTAACCGAGTACCCGGCAGACGTATTCCTTGCAGCCCTAGCGGCTGAAGGCTTCGTATTCGCCCTAGCCTTCTCAGACTATCCGGATATAGCGCCCTCCATCAGGTTCTGGACTGGACCAATGCATGACACTCTAGGAGACAAGTACACTAAGTGGCCTGGTAGAGAGCTCCCTGAAGACAGCATATTCCAGTTTATCGGCGGACAATTCATGGATGCCAAGGAATACTGTAGGCTGTCCGAGGACCCCGTGGCTTTTGTAAACGAGATTATTTTTCCAAGAGCATGCGTTAATCTTGAGAAGGCCGGGTCTTCTAAGGCTAACGCTGCCTTAATAAGGCTTGGGTTTGAAGCCTCCAGATACCTTAGGTTCCTAGGCGAGTCGGCTGCGGATCTGGCTAAGGTTGGGATACCCTCACTCCCATTAACGTTCGCTTATGCCCCACTAGATTTCATAGGCGACTTCCTCAGGTACCCAACCGGAGCTCTGCTAGACGTCCGCAGGCATCCGGATGAGGTTAAGCGGGCATGCGAGGCATTAGTTGAACCGATAATTAAGGTTGCGTTATCCCTTAAGCCCGCCGGAGCCAAATACGCGTTTATACCATTACATCTCAATGAGTACCTTTCACCTAAATTATACAACGAGTTTTATTGGCCTACGCTCAAAAAGATTATAGTGGAGCTTTATGGGCAGGGGATAAGGTCACTTGTGTTCTTTGAGGGATGGCATGACCCGCACCTAGAAACGATACTGGAGCTGCCTAAAGGTTGGGGCATAGCCTACTTCGAGAAGACCGACGTCAGGAAAGCGAAGAAAATCTTAGGCGGGCACACGTGTATAATGGGGGGATTCCACCATCACTACTGCTAGAAGCCACACCAGACAAAATTAAGGAGTACGTGAAAAGTCTTTTGGGCGAAATGAAGCCCAACGGAGGCTTCATACTATCGCCCGGCGTAGCAGATATCCCGAGGGCGGTTCCACCTGAGAATTTACGGGCGCTGATAGAGGCCGTAGAGGAATATGGAAGATACTGAAGTCTCTCTTAAAATCCCTCATTATTTTTTCTTTTCAGTCCTATGTTGCTCTCTTGTACTCTAAGCGAGCTTCTCTAGGCTTATATCTCCTCAGCTAATAGATCTAAGAACTCTAATTACATAATTTCACCTTCAGAGTGGTTTGCTTGGCATTTAATGCTGACACCGTTAAAGTTAGCTCCTTTTCCCTATCCCTCATATTCTTCACTTTTATCTCCACCCTCCTAGTTTCATTGGGTAGCAGGTCAAAGTAGTTGTCGCTAGCATTTGTAACATAATCTTCCTTCACATCTAGGTTTACGAGCCTTGCGTATCCGTCAGTTCCCACGTCAGCCACTACTATCAGATCATTATCCTCCCTTCTGGCATCTAAAACCTTTAATTTAAGGAGCGTCTCTGAAAACGAGATATCTCTATGTTTTGTTAATAATAGAGTGTTTCTTCGAGTTTTCCCATCGACTTTTAGGTCAAATACTATAATTGTTCTAGACGGGTCGGTTACGCCTAGATCTTCAGGCCTATACTTCGCTAAAACAATGGATGAGTTGGCTGGCGCCGTAAATTCCTTCTTTAAACTTTTAGTTACGACCCCCTCTCTCAAATCGACAACATTAATCTCAAGTATCCCCCTAATCTCGTTTAATTCATCGTTTATAACCCATACCTCAATCACCCCAGCCCTATATAACGGTGAAACCATGACCGGCTCAAATGCTCTTTTAGCGAAGTAAAAGCCCATCTTAGGCCTACCATAGTAATCCACGGTCTCCCAGCATATGTTTGGCCATGGCGCATTAAAACTCCAGTATAAAACGCCGCCGCACCCAAACTTTCTTCGCCTACAATGTTCGATCGCCGTCTTAAGGGCGTCGGCTTGAACAAGCATTGAGAGAAATACATATTCGTGTAGAAACCTCGGTTCGCCGTAATCCTTCATGTAGGGTATAACTTTCTCCGGTACATGATAATGATATAGCCAGTAATCGTTCATCGGCCACAGATTATTAGTTGGAATGAACTTTAGCAGAGTTTTAATGTCAGGGGCCGCCTGCATACCGAACTCGCTCATAAATCGGGTTTCATCGTTCAAGTACCCCTCTATTGGAATTAGGCCGTGATAGACGTCCCAATTATGCCTGTCACCCTCCATCATATCATTCGGGTTACTGCCGCCCCATGGGCTTGAAGGCCAATATGGCCTAGATTCGTCAAGCCTTGACACAACTTTAGGTATTACTTCAAAATCTATTTTTGGCCTTGTTAGTCCGAAACCGCTAAGGTAATCGAACATTTCATTCTCATTGTTGCCGCACCACAATATTATTGAGGGATGGTTCCTAAGCCTTCGAACTGTCGCCTCAACCTCCTTTTCAATG
This region includes:
- a CDS encoding glycoside hydrolase family 2 protein, whose product is MKRVINLDGLWKLQHFDFGVSNGQFREDYDDSWWLDARVPGEVHETLLNYNLIEDPFYGKNCDGREWVERVDWWYRCRFYVPEEFRGGRNLLVFDGLDTFANIWLNGKRLADSEDMFTPLSIDVSEHLKYGEYNVLAVRLGAPWYETIRRAGGFSEKNLLWNGSYVRLYARKAQYQYGWDWAVKLLTVGIWRSVKLISFDKALIRDLYARTLSLSIDENKAKVEICVEIDSRSEVKALLKLCGECGESRFNVETTLDLKEEINSYRFTLDINNPKIWWPIGYGEQNLYTLRSELLIDGAVEDEYCTRFGIRTVELVTESNETSNGKVFYFKINGVKVFCKGANWIPADLLISRINRERYLDLLKLAVDGNHNMLRVWGGGLVEHDDFYDLCDELGIMLWHDFQFACGHYPDDEKFLRTIEKEVEATVRRLRNHPSIILWCGNNENEMFDYLSGFGLTRPKIDFEVIPKVVSRLDESRPYWPSSPWGGSNPNDMMEGDRHNWDVYHGLIPIEGYLNDETRFMSEFGMQAAPDIKTLLKFIPTNNLWPMNDYWLYHYHVPEKVIPYMKDYGEPRFLHEYVFLSMLVQADALKTAIEHCRRRKFGCGGVLYWSFNAPWPNICWETVDYYGRPKMGFYFAKRAFEPVMVSPLYRAGVIEVWVINDELNEIRGILEINVVDLREGVVTKSLKKEFTAPANSSIVLAKYRPEDLGVTDPSRTIIVFDLKVDGKTRRNTLLLTKHRDISFSETLLKLKVLDARREDNDLIVVADVGTDGYARLVNLDVKEDYVTNASDNYFDLLPNETRRVEIKVKNMRDREKELTLTVSALNAKQTTLKVKLCN
- a CDS encoding cobalamin-dependent protein (Presence of a B(12) (cobalamin)-binding domain implies dependence on cobalamin itself, in one of its several forms, or in some unusual lineages, dependence on a cobalamin-like analog.), with product MSLEDLVNSFVNLDEEGVLKIVEILLREGKDPSEILEACRRATTLIGERFERGEYFLSELVFASEIFNGVMRLILPELKREVKPAGTIVLGTVQGDIHDIGKNIFKAFAETAGFRVIDLGVDIPPERFVEAVRVHNPDIVGMSGLLTISYESMKKTVEALKEAGLRDRVKIIIGGGRVDEHVKRYAGADEWADNAMLGVKKCREMLGLGG